In Fischerella sp. PCC 9605, the genomic window AGTTTGGGTCATATCACCCGTTACTACCATGCGAGAATTGAAACCCAAGCGAGTTAAGACCATTTTCATCTGGGATGGTGTCGTATTTTGGGCTTCATCCACAATCACAAAAGCATTATTCAGCGTACGTCCCCGCATGTAAGCTAAAGGAGCAACTTCAATCACACCTCTTTCCATTAATGATGGTACTTTTTCTGGATCGATGAATTCATTAATGGCATCGTAGAGAGGACGAAGATAGGGATTAACTTTCTGTTGCAAGTCTCCAGGCAAAAAACCGAGTCTTTCTCCAGCTTCGACCGCAGGGCGAGTTAAAATCAGCTTTTCATATTGGTTGGCCAAGAGTGCCTGTACGGCTACAACTACCGCCAAGAAAGTTTTGCCAGTTCCAGCAGGCCCGACACAAAAAATCATGTCTTGCTTGCGTAGAGCTTGGATATACTGTTTTTGCCGAAAAGTTTTGGCGCGGACTTCTTCGCCTCGGCGAGTTTTGGCGAGGACATCTCGCTGCAAGTCTTGCAATTCATCTTCCCGATGAGTATCGAGGGCTTGGCGGGCTGTGAGAATATCAGCGCTAGAGACGATATTACCTTTGCTCCAGAGGTCTTCGAGCGATCGCACTAATCGACAAGCCAAGTCAATTTGTTTTACCGTACCGGAAATGTGTAATTCTTGTCCACGCAGTACTAGTGTAGCTCCTGTCTGCCTGGAGAGGATTTTAAGATTTTCTTCCCTTTGTCCTGCCAGAGCGATCGCGCTTGTGATATTCGGCAGTTCAATTTTCAAGGCATCTGCCATAGTGTTTGATGTAAAATTTTCCAGATAACCTCTGAGATAATAATTACGGATAAAAATGTAGAGGCGCGAGCAGCCTCTTAGATCGAAGCAAAGCTTACACGTCTCTACTTTGCTAGGTTTGTTTTACAACTGCTTTCAAACCCTGAGTTGCACACATAGCTTTGGTTAATTACTTTAACCAAAGATATTTTCCTCATTTAGAAGCGACCGCCTTTACGTACGGTTTCCGCTTTGCGCTTGCGGCGCAGACTGGGTTTCTCATATCTTTCCCGGCGCTTGACTTCGGATAAAATCCCAGCTTTTTGAATTTTCTTTTTAAAACGTCTTAGTGCCGAGTCAATAGACTCATTTTCACCCAAACGGACTTCAGCCACTCCCTAGTTTCACCTCCTTACAGAGATTATCTGAGTCAAGTGAAGTACCCACAACCATACCCGTAAGGGTTGGTTGGGGCTTCCAGCTTCAACCGCTCTGCCTTCTGTGGAAGTCCGTACCGAGTACGGTGGAAGGTCTTACAAAGCGTCCACTGGCAGTCGCGCGTCTTCCACAGGCAGATATTGATTTCTGTTCGTGCCGCTTGGCTTTCGCGGACTGTGATTGTAGTAACAACCGAATAATACCCCGTCTAGCAAGGAGAAGACAATGACGCTATTAGTTGAAGATTGGATTGACAGGCTGCCAAGTTCAGCGGTTGACAACTCCTCAAACACCCCTTGAAAGGGGTATTTTCGTCGTCGTCCGGCGTCTCTCCCCACCTAACATTTGTATAGCTAGGGACTTATGCCGATTTTGTTAAACCTAGCGTGAACGGGATTTAACAACAGGGCGGCTTCCGTTACCGCGTCGTTCTTTTGGTTTGGGCGGCGGCAATCGCTCCTCTCCCTCTTCGTCAAAAGAAACACCGTCCCGACCAACACCATTACTGCCGTAGATATCTAAGTATACTGAGTGACCAGCAGCATCAGCAGCAGCAGCAATGACTGTGCGAATCGCCTGGATGTTGCGTCCTCCCCGACCAAACACTTTCCCTTTATCTGTGCTATCAAAAGCGATGCGAATCCAAACCCGCTTGTGGGTGTGATACATTTCACAATCGACGCTCAAGGACTGTGGCGATTCTAAAAACGGTTGGATCAAGAACCGTACTAGCCCAACGTAGTCAGGACTTACTGCTGGGGATTTTGTTCCGAGCTTAGGAAGCGGCTTTTGCACTGACCTGTTCAAAGACATTTTCTTTTTCTAAAATGCGACGCACGGTGTCAGTTGGTTGAGCACCTTGCTGTAGTCGCTTGACGATGCCGGGAACATCCAGTCGCACTTCATCAGTTCTGGGATTGTAAAATCCTAGTTCCTCCAGGGGACGACCATCGCGGCGAGCGAGGCTGTTGATAGCGACTATGCGATAACTCGCTTCCCGCTTTTTACCGTATCGCTTCAAGCGCAATTTAATCATGGTTTAGAGACTATTCTCCTATTGTTAGCAACGAGTTTGCAGCTAGTTAATGCGGAAGCCACCTTTACTTGGTGCTTCTGAAGGGACAATCGCGACGGCATTATGCCAAGTCAAGTAACTGTCCCTGAGTTTGTGTCAGATCTTCTTGATCAAGAGGATCGCAACTTGCAATGCTAAAATGCTAATTTTAGCACTTACACAGGCTGAACTGCTATTGGTCAATAGTCATTTGTCCTTTGTCATTAGTCATTGGTCAAAAACTAATGACCAATGACTAATGACAAAGGACCAATGACTATAAAGTACCGAAACCTTTCTTCTTTTTGTCCTTCTTGGGCTTCTTTTTTGCACCGGTGCCGCCACTATAACCCCTCCATCCAGGAGGAGCGGGACGATTTCCTGCTGCTGCGTAGGGGCTACCCATACCACCACCAAACATTCCCGGCATCCCAGGAAAGCTACCTTGACCCATTTGCTGCATAAGAGTACGCATTTTTTGGAAGTCACTTACCAGTTTACTGACATCCGCCTCTTTGTAACCGCTCCCAGTAGCAATCCGCCGTCGCCGACTGGGCGAACTAGCCAATAAATCTGGATTTTTGCGTTCTGCTGGAGTCATGGAATTAATCATCGCTTCGCAGCGCTTGAGCTGGGTTTCGCCTTGCTGCAACTGGTCATTCGTGAGCTTGTTCATCCCTGGAATCATCTTGATGATGCCTCCTAGGGAACCCATGTTTTTCAACAAGCGTAGCTGCTTGAGAAAGTCGGTGAAGTCGAACTTCGCCGTCAAGATTTTCTCTTGCATTTTCTCGGCATCAGCCAAGTCAATTTCTTCCTGGGCTTTTTCTACTAAGGTAAGGACATCGCCCATACCCAAAATTCGCGATGCCATGCGATCGGGATAAAACGGTTGCAGGGCTTCAACTTTCTCGCCAACACCAACAAACTTAATCGGCGCTCCCGAAATCCGTCGCACTGACAGTGCTGCCCCTCCACGGCTATCACCGTCCAGTTTGGTGAGAATTGCACCAGTAATACCAATCTGTTCGTGGAAGGTACGGGTAAGATTTGCTGCTTCTTGACCAGTCATCGCGTCCACCACCAAGAGAGTTTCGTGGGGTTGGACGGCTTCTTTGATGCGGGCTAACTCCGCCATCATCTCTGCGTCGATTTGCAGGCGACCGGCAGTGTCAATAATTACAGTGTCAACACCTTCTGCTCTGCCGCGCTCTACACCCTGTCGCGTAATTTCCACCGGATCGGCATCGCTTCCCATTTCAAAAACTGGTACCTCGATTTGCTTACCCAGTGTTACGAGTTGCTCAATAGCTGCTGGGCGATATACGTCTGTTGCCACCATCAAGCAGCTGCGTTCTAATTTCCGTAAATGTAAAGCCAACTTAGCAGTAGCAGTGGTTTTTCCTGTCCCCTGCAAACCTGCCATTAACACAATCGTGGGTTGATCTTGGGCTTGCGCTAGGGGTACATTAGTTTCCCCCATGACCTGCACCAACTCATCGTAAACAATTTTGATGAACTGTTGGTCAGGACGTACGCCAGCGATTACCTCGGCTCCTTGTGCCTTAGTTTCAATTTCGCTAATAAATTCTTTGACTACCTGGAGGTTTGCATCTGCTTCCAACAGGGCACGGCGGACTTCCCGCAAAGCATCTTGAATATTGGATTGGGAAATTTTATCCTGTCCCCGCAGTTTTTTCCAGGCAGCTTCTAAACGGTCAGCAAGTGCATCGAACATAGATAATTAATTTGGTTACAGGTGATTAGCTAGCGAAAATGTCATCAGACACGTATATATGTAGACGCCCTTAGGGCAACTTCTCGTAACAGATGAGAATTTTGGCAGAATATAAAGGCGTTATTTACCAGCTTAGTAGTTTTTATCCCGACTGTTGCGACGGGATAACTACGTGCCGCAATGGCGATTACCGTCTTTGACTAGCTGAATATAGATTTTTGAATATTTCTGAAAAAAGCAAGTTTATGTATACAATCCTTTCTCGCAGTTGGCCATTTTATCTATAAAATATCAAAAACTCACTGAAAAGCACTGGTTTTTGAATGTATACTTAGCTACCATTTCATAGAGATTAATTATTGTGTGCTCATATTGAGGATGTCTGAGAAGTATAATATCCTGCCTTGCCCACCTTTTTAAGGGGGGAAACCTTCTCAAAAGTCCCCCTTTTTAAGGGGAATTTAGGGGTATCTCCAACGCAATAGTGTTTTATCAACAACTTTTCAGACATCCTCATAAAATTATTAAATGTATCATGTAAATCTAGATTATACTCTACTTGAAACTGGAAAAAGATCTTTATCCCTAACAATTCTATTTTAGCCTTTATTGATTAGTATTAGCTAGAAATAACCCTAGAGATTTTAAAGCTATCTACTCGATTTTATTTGAAAAATTTTAGCTACAATCAATAAATAATAAAAGTATTATATTTCCTGTCTAAAATAAAGGCGGAAATTGACTTTTATGTGATTATTTATTTAAGCGATAATATAGCTAGAAAATAATATGAATAAAATGAAATTGTGTAATATTAATCCAATATTTTAATCTATCCTAAGTCATTTTACCAAGCAGCAAAGGTATATAACTATATTTAGTTTCAGTAAAATATGCAAAAATTAGTTATTTATAATACATAATTGAATAGTTTAAGAAAATTTTGCCTATTGACATCTGGAAGATTCCAGGTACATTGGTAAAAAATAATACTATATTATCAGGGACGTAAGTCTACCTCTTCATTTTTGATAACTTAGGGAATTTCCGAGTCAACAGGCTCGCCCTAACTATTTTTGAATCGAGTAATTGATTAGCAAAAGCTTCTCTATTTTTTTGATGTTTACTTGGAACATCAAGCTTATGTTGTGCAACTTGATACCTGCTTAAGTATATATAGTTAAGTTTTAACTTCTATACTTGGGCTGATCTTTGCAGTTCGCATAACAGATCGCTTTTGGATTGATCTTAGTAGAGTTTTAGGAAGGGCAATGGAGGATTTGTGCATGACTGTAGCCAACCGTAAAAAGATTGATTTCTGTGAAGAAGCCAAGGTAAGACTGATTTCATCATTAGGGCAAATGGCTTTGGTTGGCTTAGTTCTTATAGTTATCCTACTGCTGACTAATGTCAAACCGTCAGCATTGGTGCTGGGTTTGAGTTTTTGCTTAGCAATTGTATTCGTCGTTTGGAATCAACAGAAGTGGTTAAAAAATGAGTCTCAAGAGCGATCGACTTCTCTTGCTCACAATTTATCACCCGATCCGCTCCTTAAAAATGGCAATCTGAGGAATGCAGAAATTAACAAAGCAAAAAAAATTGATGTGAGCAGGAGTATTCTTCAAAAAGTTCTCAATCAGAGAGTAGGAGAGCAAGGCTTGAGCAATATCAGCTTAATTCTTGCTGAGTTAAGCGGTGCCCAGCTAATGGGTGCTAATCTCGGCAGTGTCTACCTCAATGGTGCTAACCTCAGTAATGCCAACCTCAGCGATGCCAACCTTAGCGATGCCAACCTTAGTGATGCCAATCTCAGCAATGCCCTACTTTGGAATACTCAGTTAGTAGGTGCTAATCTCAGCAGTACCCAGTTAGTAGGTGCTAATCTCAGCAATGCAAATCTTCAAGATGTCAACCTAAGTAGTGCCAACTTGAGCAAGGCTCAGCTAGTGGGTGTTAATCTCAACAGTGCTAACCTTAGTGATGCCCAGTTAATAAATGCAAATCTTACTAGTGCAAATCTCAGTAGTGTTTATCTATGGAATGCCAACTTGAGCAATGCCCAACTGGCGAATACTAATTTTAGCTGTGCTTATATGAGCTGTGCTAAGTTAAGCGATGCTTATCTTAGCTGTGCAATTCTCAAGAATGCTCAACTGAGTAATGCCAAGTTGAAGAATGCAAACTTGAAGAATGCCAATTTAAATAATACTCAGCTAGTTGGCGTAAACCTGAATAATGCCAATCTTAGCGATGCTAATTTGGAAGGTGCTAACTTAGAGGGTGCCAACTTGAGTGGAGCTAATCTGAGTGGAGCTAATTTGAGGTGTGTCAAAATTAATCAGGCAACAAAACTAGATAGCAAATGGCTTTTAGTTTGGAAAATTTTAAATCAGAAACATAAGAGTCAAGAATTGAGAAATGCAGATTTTGAAAATGCTAATCTTCAAGATGCTGACCTTAGAAATGCTGATTTGAGTGGTGTAAATTTCAAAGGAGCAAAAGTGGAGAATGCTCTATTTGGCTGGAATCAAGGACTTTCTGCGGAGATGGAGTTGGAGTTAAAGCTACGAGGGGCAATATTTGAGGATGAGTAGGGCGATCGCTTTTTTGTGGATAATGACTAAAGTTTCAACTGATTAAGCTCATTCGACATCTAGAAGGAATTGGGATTTCGTGTTATTTAACCCATTAGTTCTTTGTCAAAAGTTTCTACGAATGATCAAAGACTAATAACTAATGAGGATAGTTAGACAAGCAAATTTTATAAAATTAAACTACAGGTATAAACTCCTGTAAAAGTGGTTTTCTGCATAGTACACAAATGTATACCGATCAATCATTTGTATGCATCTGTGGTTGCAAATAACCTCAGCCTTACTGTTGCAAAAGTTTATTATTGCTATGACTAGCAGCACTCTCATTCAACCAGAAGAAATCATCCACTTATCAGGTATCAGTTGGCAAACTTATGAAGCTTTGTTAAACGAACTCAGTACAAATCGACGCCTACGGCTTACTTACAATCATGGCAATCTAGAAATTATGGTTCCCTCACCCGAACATGAACGTTATAAAGAAATACTGGGTCGATTTGTCGAAACTCTAGCTGAAGAACTAGAAGTTAGAATTGACCCCCTGGGTTCAACTACTTTTAAACGTTCAGAACTTAGTGGAGCAGAACCAGACAAATGTTTTTATATTAGGAACCTCAATGCAGTTAAAGGTAAAAAAAGAATAGACTTACAACAAGACCCACCGCCAGATTTAGTAGTCGAAATTGATATTACCAGCAGTTCTAAAGACCGCTTGGAAGTCTATGCCAATATAGGTGTACCGGAAATCTGGCGATATGATGGCAACTCTTTCAGTATTAATATTCTACAAAATCAAAAATATATAATAGTTGAAAATAGTTTGGCATTTCCTAGTTTGCCTATTCAGGAAATTTCGCGGTTTTTAAAACAGGTAGGTGAGAAAGACTACTTGGATTTAGTAAAGGAATTTCGCAACTGGGTTAAAAGTCAAACTCAGAAAAATTGTTAGTAGTTAGTGGTTAGTGGTTAGTAGATAGTAGATAGTAGTTAACCATTAACCAATTCCTCTACAGCACTAGCATCAGTGGGTAAGGCTGCTGTTAAAACTTCGCTACCTTCTTCTGTTACTAAAACATCATCTTCAATACGAATACCACGTACATCGCCAAACTGAGATAGGCGCTCCCAATTGACTGTGTACTGATATCTTGAACGCAATTTCACATCATTTAAAATTGCTGGTACTTGGTAAAAACCAGGCTCAATTGTTACTAACATTCCTGTCCGCAAGGGACGATTTAAACGTAAATAGCTCAAGCCAAAGCGATCGCTCCTTTTGCGTCCCTGTTCATATCCGGCTAAGTCTCCCAAATCTTCCATATCATGCACATCCAAGCCTAGCAGATGACCAATGCCATGAGGGAAAAACAGCGAATGGACATCCCTTTCTACCAAATCTTCAGCGTTTCCTCGCAAAATGCCTAAATCCACCAAGCCCTCAGCCATAACTGTACACGCCAATAGATGAATATCCCGATACTCAACACCAGGATGTATCTTAGCAATGCAAGCATCATGAGCAGCCAGCACTACATCATAAATATCCCGCTGGGTAGATGAAAACTTACCATTAACAGGCCAAGTGCGAGTAACATCCGCCGCCCAACCCATCTCTGTTTCTGCGCCGACATCGGCAAGCAGTAAGTCGCCTGGTTGCAGAGAGTGGTGATACTGCTCGTTATGCAGAACTTCGCCGTGAACGGTAACAATGCTGTTGTAGGAAGTGGTCATATTGTGGGCAATGATGACTTTTTCCATTGCCGCACGTACTTCTGCCTCTATCTTGGCATTGGGTGTTGCTACCATACCAGCTTTGTGTACCTCGACAGTAACAGCAGCAGCTTTTCGCAATTCGGCTAATGCTCCTTCATCGTGGGTGAGGCGCAACTCGACAATTGCTTTGGCTAATTCTAAATCGATTCCTTGAGGCTGATTTTGCGGTAATACCCATCTATTCAATAGTTGTGACTGTTGCGTCCAAGTGGCTGGATCTTGGACGGCAATTGTTGCTACTCCTTCTAGTTGTGACTCTAATTTTGCCCTTGGGTAAGCAGCGTCTGCTCCAATTTGCGCGGCAATTTCTTCACGCTTTGGCATTTCGCCATGCCAGAGAGCGCTACTAGGTGCGGGATCATCCATGAATAATTCCAGCTTGCCTGCTTCTAAGCGAATTGCTGCATTTGGTAAAGGTAGTCCGGCAAAGTATAAGAAATGACTGCTAGCACGGTAGGGAAAGAGATTCGCCGGAAAGTTGCGCGGACAACTATTTCCTGACCAAAGAATTGCAGGAAAATCTATCAATTGGGCTAGCCGTTGCCGTCGCTGGCGTAGGGTATCGATGAGAGTATTAGAAATGCTTTGTATTTGCATGATTGGTAAAGAATGAACAATTATACTTCTTATTTCAAACTTATGCCTAATGTGAATTAACTCTCGGTCGGTAATGAGTAATAGGTAATGGGTAATGAGGAATAAAACTACCAGTTACCAATTACCTATTACCAATCACTAATAACCAAACATGATTTTTCTCAACCGTTTTAATTCAGATTCAGATGTGACTTTAGCTTTCAGTTAATCTTTATCGTCGTCCTCATCTTCACTGTCTTCCCGCTGATCCCTGTAGCTACCTTCGTTTTCATCATCGTCAGATTGCTCTTGTTGTTCTTGGCGTTCTTCTGCTGGGTTTCCGAAGCCAAAGTTGCAACTGACTAATCCCCCTGAAAATATTACTAAGCTAGCCGCAGTAAGAATGCCCCCAATGTTTTTTTTCTTTAAGCTTTCGTTTTTGCGGAACATTGACCCTACCTTTTGAAGATAAAATTGCTTATTTATAAGGTAATGTGAGTGGAAATCTGAACTGTATATTTCCAGAATAATTTAAAGAAATGTAAATATTCGTCTTTATTGCGTAAATATCTCCAGTGCCTCCGATAAGTATACAAAGCTTTGATTGGGTGGCTCTACTTCCAGGTATTTGTCATGTGTTTGACCATGCATTTTTTGTCTGGAGATTTTCCTTTTGACTGCATTTAGCAATACCCCACTTAATAAGTTAATAAGTGAGCGATCGCCAATTGCAAACATCATGCCGGTTTCAACTAAAATCTACCCAAGGATAGATGAAGAATTAAGCCAAGCAATTAAAAACAGAGTCAGCTATGTCGATTCATAGTTAGTAGCAGTATTGTCCATCAACGCTATTAACACAACCCAAAAATTCCACCAGCAAAGCTTTTAAAAAGCTGGTCTTTGACTTTGTGATAGTTCTCTATTGATTCCTGAATTTAACAAAATTTAGAAGGCAAGTATAGATATGAATACAAAAACATATCTACCCGGTTTAAAGACTGCTTTAGAATTCCCGCTAGTAGAGGCGTTATTTGGCAGACGTGCTCGTCGCTTCTCTCTTGGTGCTGCGATTCCGGATGGGCCACTGGCGTTTACATCTCGCCAT contains:
- a CDS encoding PhoH family protein, whose translation is MADALKIELPNITSAIALAGQREENLKILSRQTGATLVLRGQELHISGTVKQIDLACRLVRSLEDLWSKGNIVSSADILTARQALDTHREDELQDLQRDVLAKTRRGEEVRAKTFRQKQYIQALRKQDMIFCVGPAGTGKTFLAVVVAVQALLANQYEKLILTRPAVEAGERLGFLPGDLQQKVNPYLRPLYDAINEFIDPEKVPSLMERGVIEVAPLAYMRGRTLNNAFVIVDEAQNTTPSQMKMVLTRLGFNSRMVVTGDMTQTDLASHQESGLAVAIQILKHVEGITFCEFTQKDVVRHPLVQRIVNAYEQYEK
- the rpsU gene encoding 30S ribosomal protein S21 — protein: MAEVRLGENESIDSALRRFKKKIQKAGILSEVKRRERYEKPSLRRKRKAETVRKGGRF
- a CDS encoding KH domain-containing protein, with product MSLNRSVQKPLPKLGTKSPAVSPDYVGLVRFLIQPFLESPQSLSVDCEMYHTHKRVWIRIAFDSTDKGKVFGRGGRNIQAIRTVIAAAADAAGHSVYLDIYGSNGVGRDGVSFDEEGEERLPPPKPKERRGNGSRPVVKSRSR
- the rpsP gene encoding 30S ribosomal protein S16, whose product is MIKLRLKRYGKKREASYRIVAINSLARRDGRPLEELGFYNPRTDEVRLDVPGIVKRLQQGAQPTDTVRRILEKENVFEQVSAKAAS
- the ffh gene encoding signal recognition particle protein, coding for MFDALADRLEAAWKKLRGQDKISQSNIQDALREVRRALLEADANLQVVKEFISEIETKAQGAEVIAGVRPDQQFIKIVYDELVQVMGETNVPLAQAQDQPTIVLMAGLQGTGKTTATAKLALHLRKLERSCLMVATDVYRPAAIEQLVTLGKQIEVPVFEMGSDADPVEITRQGVERGRAEGVDTVIIDTAGRLQIDAEMMAELARIKEAVQPHETLLVVDAMTGQEAANLTRTFHEQIGITGAILTKLDGDSRGGAALSVRRISGAPIKFVGVGEKVEALQPFYPDRMASRILGMGDVLTLVEKAQEEIDLADAEKMQEKILTAKFDFTDFLKQLRLLKNMGSLGGIIKMIPGMNKLTNDQLQQGETQLKRCEAMINSMTPAERKNPDLLASSPSRRRRIATGSGYKEADVSKLVSDFQKMRTLMQQMGQGSFPGMPGMFGGGMGSPYAAAGNRPAPPGWRGYSGGTGAKKKPKKDKKKKGFGTL
- a CDS encoding pentapeptide repeat-containing protein, giving the protein MTVANRKKIDFCEEAKVRLISSLGQMALVGLVLIVILLLTNVKPSALVLGLSFCLAIVFVVWNQQKWLKNESQERSTSLAHNLSPDPLLKNGNLRNAEINKAKKIDVSRSILQKVLNQRVGEQGLSNISLILAELSGAQLMGANLGSVYLNGANLSNANLSDANLSDANLSDANLSNALLWNTQLVGANLSSTQLVGANLSNANLQDVNLSSANLSKAQLVGVNLNSANLSDAQLINANLTSANLSSVYLWNANLSNAQLANTNFSCAYMSCAKLSDAYLSCAILKNAQLSNAKLKNANLKNANLNNTQLVGVNLNNANLSDANLEGANLEGANLSGANLSGANLRCVKINQATKLDSKWLLVWKILNQKHKSQELRNADFENANLQDADLRNADLSGVNFKGAKVENALFGWNQGLSAEMELELKLRGAIFEDE
- a CDS encoding Uma2 family endonuclease, which codes for MTSSTLIQPEEIIHLSGISWQTYEALLNELSTNRRLRLTYNHGNLEIMVPSPEHERYKEILGRFVETLAEELEVRIDPLGSTTFKRSELSGAEPDKCFYIRNLNAVKGKKRIDLQQDPPPDLVVEIDITSSSKDRLEVYANIGVPEIWRYDGNSFSINILQNQKYIIVENSLAFPSLPIQEISRFLKQVGEKDYLDLVKEFRNWVKSQTQKNC
- a CDS encoding aminopeptidase P family protein, with the translated sequence MQIQSISNTLIDTLRQRRQRLAQLIDFPAILWSGNSCPRNFPANLFPYRASSHFLYFAGLPLPNAAIRLEAGKLELFMDDPAPSSALWHGEMPKREEIAAQIGADAAYPRAKLESQLEGVATIAVQDPATWTQQSQLLNRWVLPQNQPQGIDLELAKAIVELRLTHDEGALAELRKAAAVTVEVHKAGMVATPNAKIEAEVRAAMEKVIIAHNMTTSYNSIVTVHGEVLHNEQYHHSLQPGDLLLADVGAETEMGWAADVTRTWPVNGKFSSTQRDIYDVVLAAHDACIAKIHPGVEYRDIHLLACTVMAEGLVDLGILRGNAEDLVERDVHSLFFPHGIGHLLGLDVHDMEDLGDLAGYEQGRKRSDRFGLSYLRLNRPLRTGMLVTIEPGFYQVPAILNDVKLRSRYQYTVNWERLSQFGDVRGIRIEDDVLVTEEGSEVLTAALPTDASAVEELVNG